Sequence from the Lasioglossum baleicum chromosome 9, iyLasBale1, whole genome shotgun sequence genome:
TATATTTTGAGGAATTCACGAAATATAGATATCGATTTATACCCATTTTCCACTGAATGTATTTCCGTAACAATTGACATTGAATCTATGCTACTATACCAACTGTGGATACTATCGACAGAAACCATAAAATGAGACGTTAGTTAAGTTTCTAATATGTGGAGCGACCCTGACAATGAAGCACCTTAGTCTATTGAGTGGTATATGTTGATCAACTTGACTCGTACAAGGATACGTTTCGTTGTAATGATGGTAATGATCTAGAACTCTAGACTCTAAATACCAGAGTAATCAAATATATGCGTTAAATCAACATTTCGCACGTCGAAAGTGACTTGCAAATGAATAAGCACTTCCGTCGACATTTTCTCTTAACAATAATATTCGGTTGTAATCTTTACTGCTTTATTTGAACAGCCGTGCTAAAATCCAATTTTCTGTATTAGTCATTGTCTTGAGCAACTGAAATGTCAAACAtcacatttatttttatatattataatgcAGCTGTTTATTGATAACAAGGGCGAAAGTGTGTAATTTTCCGTCTACGTGCAGTGGTAGTTTCCGCTAGATTATAGTGCATTTCGGAATTAAATCTTTAATTATCATCACTGGCGGATcttttatacaaaatgaaaattgtctacatcaatTGCAGGGAACTGGTACCAAGTAGACATTTCCTTCTTTAATTATATATACTTCAAATAGCTGAAAATAATTTGCGATCTTTGTAGTCTTCCGAATTGCAGctacccatttttgccataaatacaAAAAATCCGCTGACTAATCATATTTATGCATGATTGAGTAACTCTTTGCTTCCCTAACCACCAATTTTATGCTTATGATACCACCATGAATTTGCACCAGCTACGAATCTGTACGAAACCGCATCGATCTGCTTTCAGGTGCATTGACCATCATTACTTTAGGTTACTGCTTTAGTGCAGACAGCTTCCTACGTCATCAAGGTCGTTACTTAATCCAATCCACACACTTGAGTCCCGCGTTACAAGTCCAATATAACCACGTTTAAGTTACTGATCATGCGTTGCGGTATTATAATACATTCAAATATATTCCATACAATGACGTATAAATATCTCAGGAGGAAATTTGCGAATTTGTTCGATCgtttaatttctttagcctCGGTAGATGTCGCAGTATATATCCGAATTTCTATATATGTACCCCTATTACAGTACTATACAGTACTATAGCTTGCTCGTCGTTACATAATACCGCGGATTAAAGCCAAAAATTGAATCTTTCGAATACACGATTAAATTGGTAAACAAGATATTTACTTTTACGTCGTAAATACGCACACATTATTTATGTTGGCAACATACGAGAAACGGGCAGATATCATATTTGCTAACTAAAATATAGCAGGTTTCGATTATGTTCGCGCAAGCATTATCAGAATAAGATACAGATATTAACTTCTCCAAGATAATCAGGGAATTTCCTGGTACAATCTACGCGTCTAACAAATGAGTGAATAAAAAGCAAATCAGTATTATTGTAATGATCCAGCGGGGTCAACGATTTTAGATCAACATTTTAATATAGAAATAAGtagataacaaaatattttctgagAATGTCTAGAGATTATGACATGGTCGTGTTTCAGAGTCCAGCACTCAAATAACTGACACCATGTACTCTACACCAGACTGATACGAATCATAATTATCATTAGCAGCACTCGCGTTCCGTGCTTTCCACGCTGCTTTCTTCTTAACTTCTACTTATTCACCCATTGGAAACAGGATGCATGGTCACAAAGCATAGGTGGAACCGTTTTCGTCGAATGTATAAATTATAGAACTGGTTTGCGAACGTCATCGAAATTTTGCGGAAGTAAAATTGTAATGTCTACTTCTAAGTACCTACAGAAACGATTGTAAACAGGTTAGAAGCAATGGAGGtgtaatgaaataataataaagaatcgGATTGGTGTATGCCGAATGCATTACATTTCATTGATTCTCGTGACAAATGGCTGCACGCCCCACGAGAGTGATACCCGACGTAGACACGGGACACATTTAGAGTTAGTCTATTCTCTACAAGGTCCACTACGCATGTACGTATCTTCAAGATGTATAAATACTCCTTACTTGAAGTTACTCCATTGAACTCTGGCGTTGTATTCCCTAACATACTGGCCAAACGCCAGGGTTACGCAAGTCGCGCCCCGTTGACCTCCTTCTTCGTGAGAGATTGACCTTGTAACTCGTTCTTGTATCTTTGACAGCGCAAACTCGAAACCACCCCAAAGATGATCGCTGCGTGACACGTGTAAAATGTATAGTTCTATATGCCGCATTCTATAGTACCATTCCAATTGATGATTAAATGCAACGTGGAGAATAATAGCGATAAGGGCGAACGAAATTAATAATCTAATTTATGCATTACGCGTGGCCATGGATTATGGTCAATGCTGACTATACATATATTGCCATGCACCTATAGGTGCAAGGATACTTGAGAGACAGTACGATCGATTTAGGTGGAATACTCTATATAGGAAATcagatttatatatatgtaatattaaaaGAAGGACGATTCTCGGTCATGTCTCCCATCCTTGACATAGTGCTTCAATCCCTTTGTTACAGAAGTAGGCTCTCCTTGACATTAAACATTATAGCAAAACGattgttatatgtatatgaagCATTACACGAAATacgtatattacaatattacctcgatgtataaataatttcgattttaaGACGATGCTTTTAGGTCTTAATGATACAAATAGAGTAGATACGAACAATAATTCGTAAGAATAATAGACCTGAAAAtcattattttgcacaaaatcgAATGGTAACTGAGAGCAGTACTTTGATGGTAAATGAAGATGCAGAAAGATGGATGTTCGACGCGGGTATTTCAAATATGTCCCCTATTCTTCTAGGACAATACCCGGTGAAATGTATCGGATtgattaaatgtaatatttcttAAACAAAACTGGATTATCACTACCTGTTTGTAAACTAAAGATTAAAAATTTcagatattatatattatttgtagGTTCGGAAATTCgtttattataacgaaaataTTGCTGTTATCTTGTAAATTGTATTAGTATATACATTTATTGAATTTGAAGAAATGGGACTTGGTTTACAATTCTTCTTATATATATATCACTCATTTTTCAGCATACTATTCCCTATCTCTTATTACTCATAAAACAATAATTATCTATACCAATATACCTAATCTACATTTACTACATACTTACCCTATTCTAGTAGTAACATTTACTTACCACTTTAACTCTGCTATTGCCTCTTTCTACTCTTTGGTTTCCTCCTCTCTTCTTTTCCTTCTGtccattttttttcttattttgtcAGTTTTTCTAAGCCAGTCTATTgtttctacaattttttcataTCTTGCAATACTTTTTCAATACACGCATATTTATTGTCTCCATCCCATCACAATCCTCTATATTTCTCTCATATATCCTATATACACGCTCTatcctacatatatgtattcttCCTCCTTCCACATTCACGCATTTCCCTCTAACTGTATACATATCATTgtattctattattttattttattataattgccATTGTCCCTGGTTTCGCAAGTTCCGAAATTGTGTGAGTATTGGGACTCGTTCAGCCTAGCGCAAAATATCAATGTGCATTGTCACGTGACAAGAAGTGCAAAAACAAACGAAACATTACAGTTTAGCGGTTGCGACGAATTCCCGCCAATTTCCTTCATATTTCGAATACCTTGGACACTAGCGACAATTTCAATGCGCCTTGTACCGGAAGTGCGTCAGGGGCGCGGGTAAATGTCTAATTTTGAACGGGTTATCCGTGAACGCATTTTACCAAGCTGATACACGCGTGGTGACCGTGAAAAAAGATACAGGAAGGGACAGTGTCGCAAGAGATCCGAAAGAAAGGTCACGAATTCGGGAACAGAGTACGCGTTTGAAAGTGCACAAGGTGTCAGGGTCCCAAGGTGCGGTCGTGCCAGAAGATTGAACCTGCGCAGAAGTCTGCACGTGACCTGCGCAGCTATTCTTAGCGGAGGTCCGTTCAACGAGAGGAACTCTGCCTCGCTCACTCGTCGTCCGGCGCGCGTCCGAATTGTAGGAGTTGTTCTCCTCTTCCTTTTGTTCACCCGTTTCTCTCTTACACGCCAAAAACCACCTAACACAAAATGTCTGGTCTTGCGGATCCAGTTGCCTTCGCCAAGGACTTCATAGCCGGCGGTGTGGCCGCGGCTATTTCGAAGACGGCGGTCGCTCCAATTGAGCGTGTGAAGCTGTTGCTGCAGGTACAGCACATCTCCAAGCAAATCCCGGAGGACCAGCGTTACAAGGGTGAGTTTTCACCGACCGAATTACAATTAGATTCATCAATTTATCGACTAGTCGAGTTTCCGGTAGTAACAAGTCAgaaaaaacattcgaagaacgTGGTTCGCCAAGCACTGTGCGCGGAACAGTAGAAGATCGAAAGACGTTCGGAACATGTGACAGTTCAGAGCAATTCACTCGTGTCGACATTGCAAAAGTGCCAACCGATTCCGCTTTAGCCGTAGACGACGGTTAGAAAGAGATTCCCGTTATGTAATGTCGTATcgtactatacatatattgttagCGGCGCGCCGGGTACATAGCGAGCGGTCCAATTTCCGACTTTATGTAACGAACAAGAACTTTTCGGGGTCTTACATAACTTTTGCAATATCGATTGAATGGGAAGTCGTGGTTTTCTGACAAACGAGTGGGTCGATATTCGATAAGACGACTCGTCTACCAGATGGCAGCGCGTGGCTTTGCTCTTTGAACAGGATTCCGTGTGCCGATCGATGACTGTGCGGCTCAATATGGCCGTCATTTCTGCTGTACAGTAGAATTACTTATTGAGCTTGCAATTTTGAgcaatgaaaaaattgaataaagcgTTTAAGAACATGAATTCCATtaggaattaaataaatatatagaaaataattattgtttCTTTTAGGAAAAGATAGGAACTTTGATATTAACGTGTAGAGTACAAAACGTGGTATTCCATTAACAAACGTTGCTGAAATTGATtcgttgaaaatttcataataGTCACCTCTAAATAATGTGAATTATCTATTAGGGTCAATTGTTCGATAATGTAGTAGGTATCGTTGGCACATATAATACACGAAAATTATAGAACTGGCCAAAACAACATTCCTTCTGACCTTGAGTGTCTCAAGTAGTCATTAAGCAATAATGTTGAAAGTTTATATTTTTCCTTCTAATTAGTTATTTTAGCGACAACATAAACGAAACTGTCTGtaattaattcaatatttaGTATACAATATTGTCTATTATTGATTTATTACATAAGTATTCAGAGTCAAATATACATGTAGTATAGtgctattaattttttaaatgaaatatatagATATTTTGACTTATCTATACTCCTCGATATAATTACTTTTCTATACTTCAATAATATAATGACAGAATtacttaaatttattaattgcaaATTCTAATCTTGCAAGTATTCAGAATTCAGAGTCAAATATAATACAGTGCTATTAGtttcttaaataaaatatatagataTTTCTATACTTTGACAGAATTACCTCTctatgcttcaataatatataatgacagAGAATTACTTTCATTTATAAACTGCAAATTCTAATCTTGCAAGTATTTAGAGTCAAATATAGTACAGAGCTATGAATTTCTTAGACGAAATATATAGACATTTTGACTTGTCTATACTTCGATAGAATTACCTTTCTGTACTTCAATTTATTAATTGCAAGTTCAAatcttttttacgaaaaattataTCTATCcgaacaaatgcataaaattttataaataatttttcatgttTTAGGTATGGTCGATTGTTTTGTGCGCATTCCAAAGGAACAAGGATTTTTGAGCTACTGGCGTGGTAACTTTGCCAATGTCATCAGATACTTCCCAACTCAGGCTTTGAACTTTGCCTTCAAAGACAAGTACAAGCAAGTTTTCCTGGGTGGTGTTGACAAGAACACCCAGTTTATGCGTTATTTCCTTGGTAATCTTGCCTCTGGTGGTGCTGCTGGAGCCACTTCCCTCTGTTTTGTCTACCCACTTGATTTCGCCAGAACCAGGTACTCTTTTTATCCGCGAGGAAGATTTCAATTAAATCGATATTTAAGTACTCCCTCGATTAATGAAGGATTATAAAAACTAATTACATATAATGATAATTTCTAGGTTGGCGGCTGATGTAGGCAAAGCTGGAGGAGAACGTGAATTCTCTGGTCTTGGAAACTGCTTAACAAAGATTTTCAAGACTGACGGTCTTGGTGGTCTCTACCGTGGATTCGGTGTATCCGTCCAGGGTATCATCATCTACCGTGCATCCTACTTTGGTTTCTATGACACTGCCCGTGGTATGCTGCCAGATCCGAAGAAAACGCCATTCCTTGTCTCATGGGGTATTGCTCAAGTAAGTAACTCGGTCCGACTTCGATCTATTTGTGCAATTATAATCGATGTTCTAATCATCGTTATTCTTACTTTGCCCACAGGTTGTAACCACCGTCGCTGGTATTGTATCGTATCCATTCGACACAGTACGTAGGCGTATGATGATGCAGTCTGGCCGCGCCAAATCCGACATTTTGTACAAGAGCACTCTTCACTGCTGGGCCACAATCTACAAATCTGAAGGTGGAAACGCTTTCTTCAAGGGTGCTTTCTCCAACGTTCTGCGTGGTACTGGTGGTGCGCTCGTATTGGTACTTTATGACGAAATTAAGAATCTCCTCTAAATCGCTAAAAATGATCCTTACCTCATTACCTTTACAATCGCAATTGCAAAAATACCATCTTTATTACCCTCACCATCCGATTTGAAAGCAGAGTTATCAGACTATGTGATTCCCAAGAATCAATGTCAAGAACATTAAACAACCTGTCGAGAAATTCAGAAAGAATTCAGACTGAGGTGTTTCAGTAGCAATCTGTGAAACGCATGGCACTCGGCAGAATGTGTATCTTGATTGTAGAAGAGAATTCGCTTAATTTATTGCCGGATTCAGTATTTTCTTTCAACGGTTCACATGTGCTATGTTCATATTCCATTTTCATTAAAAACAGAGGAGAAAGATCAAGATATATTTGCAATATATCTAAAACTAATGATGCGGATTAACAGCATGATGGATATATGAAACGATACATGTGGCTAAGTAGACGATGGTTGGGTCACTAAGTAGTGAAGATAAGTATCCAAAATACGAGCGTATACATACAATTGAACGAGAGAAGGACGCGCGACGAAAAAAGTCACTACGGCGATGGCGGGGCGCGTAGACGTGGGCCGCCCCTGCCCTTATTCTCGGCCCGTTGTAGATAATTAATAAACGATCATGATATCAGCGATGTTCACCGAATTTCAGTGAACAGTAATTTAATTTCGCACTACAGACAACTACGTGTAAGATAATGAGAGACGTTACTCCATACGTATGCATCTAATCTGTTCATGTTAGGATGCATGCAGAGAAAACATCAGAATCAATAAAAGTGATCTAAAATTTCATATATGCCTTACTATCTTTCCCCTTATGCCATTAAAGTGTAGTCTTAATTAAATTTTACCgacaattaatttttatgacATAAGTATGGTCGTGTAAATTAGCGATTCATTATTATACAAGGAAAGGTAGAAATGTATTTGCATGCTCTTATGTAGTAAAATGGTATATTTTTGTAGAGGTATAATTACATTCAGCATATATTAGACATAGCATATGTCATACGTTTCATTCATTGATTTCTTAGTACaaacacaccaaataaa
This genomic interval carries:
- the Ant gene encoding ADP/ATP translocase: MSGLADPVAFAKDFIAGGVAAAISKTAVAPIERVKLLLQVQHISKQIPEDQRYKGMVDCFVRIPKEQGFLSYWRGNFANVIRYFPTQALNFAFKDKYKQVFLGGVDKNTQFMRYFLGNLASGGAAGATSLCFVYPLDFARTRLAADVGKAGGEREFSGLGNCLTKIFKTDGLGGLYRGFGVSVQGIIIYRASYFGFYDTARGMLPDPKKTPFLVSWGIAQVVTTVAGIVSYPFDTVRRRMMMQSGRAKSDILYKSTLHCWATIYKSEGGNAFFKGAFSNVLRGTGGALVLVLYDEIKNLL